The following proteins are encoded in a genomic region of Montipora foliosa isolate CH-2021 chromosome 10, ASM3666993v2, whole genome shotgun sequence:
- the LOC137974329 gene encoding RNA 3'-terminal phosphate cyclase-like protein has product MAADLSFEGCNFLRQRLVLATLSGKSVKIRNIRANEDDPGLKDFEASFIRLMDKLTNGSRIEINETGTMLFYKPGLLAGGPVEHDCSPQRSIGYYLEAVILLAPFCKKPIRLNLKGVTNDKYDPTVDIIKTVALPLMKRFVVDDEGLDLKILKRGAPPNGGGEVIFSCPVRRNLRPIQCVDPGKVKKIRGLAYAMRVSPAICNRVVHAVRGVLNEFVPDIFIYTDHCKGAQSGRSPGFGISLVAESTTGSILSIQTASTPPGEGVSVVPEDLGREAAEMLLEEIYRGGCVDSRHQSLALLYMILGQRDVSKILTGPLTPYTIQFLRHLKEFFGVMFKIQAQKSDDDDDIRTRGESKVLLSCVGVGYTNINKTMV; this is encoded by the exons atggcggctgATTTGTCATTTGAAGGTTGCAATTTCTTGCGACAAAGACTTgttttagcaacgcttagcggcAAATCAGTGAAGATAAGAAATATTAGGGCTAACGAGGATGATCCAGGCTTGAAAG ATTTTGAGGCGAGTTTTATTCGGCTGATGGACAAGTTAACAAATGGATCCAGGATAGAGATAAACGAAACAG GAACAATGTTATTTTATAAACCAGGCCTTTTAGCTGGTGGCCCTGTGGAACATGATTGCAGTCCTCAAAGATCCATTGGTTACTACCTTGAAGCTGTGATTTTGCTAGCACCTTTTTGCAAGAAGCCAATCAGGTTAAACCTGAAAGGTGTAACGAATGACAAATATGATCCAACG GTTGATATTATTAAGACAGTGGCTCTTCCTCTGATGAAGAGATTTGTGGTTGATGATGAAGGACTTGATCTTAAG ATTTTAAAAAGAGGAGCACCTCCAAATGGGGGAGGTGAGGTAATATTCTCCTGTCCCGTCAGAAGAAACTTGAGGCCAATCCAATGTGTAGATCCtgggaaagttaaaaaaataagaGGTCTTGC TTATGCTATGCGAGTTTCTCCAGCGATATGCAACAGAGTGGTCCATGCTGTACGTGGGGTGTTGAACGAGTTTGTACCTGATATTTTCATTTATACAGACCATTGCAAGGGTGCTCAATCCGGAAG ATCACCAGGGTTTGGCATTTCATTGGTAGCAGAGTCAACAACTGGTTCAATACTAAGTATACAGACTGCTTCCACTCCACCAGGGGAGGGAGTGTCAGTTGTTCCAGAAGACCTTGGAAGAGAGGCTGCAGAAATGCTCCTTGAAGAAATTTATAGG GGAGGCTGTGTGGATTCTCGGCATCAGAGTCTTGCACTTCTTTACATGATCCTTGGACAGAGAGatgtttcaaaaattttaacGGGACCACTGACTCCATATAC AATCCAGTTTCTAAGGCATCTGAAAGAATTTTTTGGAGTGATGTTCAAAATTCAAGCGCAGAAgtcagatgatgatgatgatatcagGACTCGTGGGGAGAGCAAGGTCCTGCTTTCATGTGTAGGAGTTGGTTACACCAACATTAACAAAACCATGGTGTAG